One Natator depressus isolate rNatDep1 chromosome 6, rNatDep2.hap1, whole genome shotgun sequence DNA window includes the following coding sequences:
- the OLFML1 gene encoding olfactomedin-like protein 1 — protein MIILQLRFLLVSFFTSIVGEAQYVMQDAVLMHYIDRRFLSFESRLEKCNQDILDYVQEFRDFSRRMISRLEGLKVYKAEIKNEVEHLLTRVERAQRDIDYFESTRESTTCVEVDEDLVEKQLNEDAEEKRKVKLMLNASCDSMLAGIKSLKIVKKTGDMHGSWMTDPGKDHLKIYFLSGSKNNVILEFANIRAFSEMNHKLTPRRVNLPSSWQGTGHVIYNGFLFYHRYGSLNEIVKYNIQRRKVTDRMLLPGAGQIPAYELFPDTKIDLAIDEQGLWAIHAEPDTSGNLVITKINHMTMTVEHTWDTSCNSKNAEAAFLMCGTLYVVYNSPSGGTSRIECVYDVLDTINAYEIRMLPFPKRQRSHSMIHYNPKEKQLFAWANGSQILYKLQTKQKV, from the exons ATGATAATCCTGCAACTCAGATTTTTATTAGTTTCATTTTTCACAAGTATCGTGGGAGAGGCCCAATATGTAATGCAAGATGCAGTACTAATGCATTACATCGACCGGCGTTTTCTATCTTTTGAG AGCAGGCTGGAAAAATGCAACCAAGATATCCTGGATTATGTACAAGAATTCCGAGACTTTTCAAGGAGGATGATATCGCGCCTGGAGGGGCTGAAAGTTTATAAGGCTGAGATTAAAAATGAAGTGGAGCATCTGCTAACAAGAGTTGAAAGAGCACAAAGGGACATTGACTATTTTGAATCAACGAGAGAATCTACTACCTGTGTAGAAGTAGATGAAGACCTGGTGGAAAAGCAGCTAAATGAAGatgcagaagaaaaaaggaaagtcaAGCTCATGCTTAATGCAA GCTGTGACAGCATGCTTGCAGGTATCAAGTCCCTAAAGATAGTTAAGAAGACTGGAGATATGCATGGCTCTTGGATGACAGATCCAGGCAAAGACCATCTGAAGATTTATTTCTTAAGTGGATCCAAGAATAATGTTATTTTGGAATTTGCAAATATTCGggcattctcagaaatgaatCATAAGCTAACACCACGGAGAGTTAACTTGCCATCTTCCTGGCAGGGAACTGGCCATGTTATATATAATGGTTTCCTGTTTTATCACAGATATGGCTCCTTAAATGAGATAGTTAAATATAACATCCAGAGAAGAAAGGTAACTGACAGAATGCTCCTGCCAGGTGCTGGACAGATTCCTGCCTATGAACTGTTTCCTGATACTAAAATAGATCTTGCTATTGATGAACAAGGGCTGTGGGCAATCCATGCAGAGCCAGACACGAGTGGAAATCTTGTCATCACTAAAATCAACCATATGACTATGACTGTGGAGCATACTTGGGACACATCATGCAACAGCAAGAATGCTGAAGCAGCTTTTCTAATGTGCGGCACCCTCTATGTTGTGTACAACTCTCCCAGTGGAGGCACATCTCGGATAGAATGTGTGTACGATGTCCTAGACACTATAAATGCTTATGAAATCCGCATGTTACCTTTCCCCAAACGTCAGCGTAGCCATTCCATGATACATTATAACCCCAAAGAAAAGCAGCTATTTGCCTGGGCTAATGGATCCCAGATCCTTTACAAACTTCAAACAAAGCAAAAAGTTTAA